Part of the Candidatus Thorarchaeota archaeon genome, AGTACACTCTGCAGATGAACTGCTGGAGATTCAGCGTCTGGCGGTCGTCCATCGCCTCCCCAGCGCGCTGATACAAGATGCAGGGATGACCGAGCTCGAGCCGGGAACCATGACTGTCGTGGCTGTTGGCCCGGGCACATCTGAGATCGTAGACAAGGTCACTGGAGACCTCAAGCTTCTCTAAGAGGGAATAC contains:
- a CDS encoding peptidyl-tRNA hydrolase; protein product: MTERFKYKQVIAVRTDLDMSKGKIAVQVAHGAVSAAERARITHQDVWKAWLHEGQKKVAVKVHSADELLEIQRLAVVHRLPSALIQDAGMTELEPGTMTVVAVGPGTSEIVDKVTGDLKLL